From Fusobacterium varium:
GAGAATTTATTGTTTCCATTTCCTCTGTTTCCACTTCAGTTTCTATATTTTCCTCTGCTATTGTTTCTTCAGTATTTTGTATCACTGTTATTCTTGGAGCTGCTGTTACTGTTTCCACTGCTGATGGCATTTCTTTCTTTAATGTTACCTTTGCTCCTTCACTTTCTATAACTACTTCATTTAAATTATATTTCTCAATATTTTCTGCTAAATCCTTTATAGTTTTTAAATCAATTTTCATTTTTCCTCCAAGTTAGTTACTTCCTATTATTCTTAAATCTTTTACTCCATCAACTTCTGATATTCTCTCTAACATACCTTCTATCTTTCTAAGTACATTCTCAGTAGTTTGAAGTGAAATAGTTGATTTAGCAATTCCATCTATGGCAATATTTTGTATTATTGTAAGTATATTCATATCCTCAGTAGCTATTATCTCTAAAACTTTTGCAAGAATACCAGGTTTATCTACAAGAGACATATGAATACTAAACACTTTATCTTTTCCACTTTCAAAAAAAGGTTTAATAAAATCTTTGTATTTATAATATGTACTTCTGCTTATCCCTACTTTTTTTATTGCTTCATACTTAGAAATTTTGCTGTGCTGTACTAAATCATTGACTTTGATTACACTCTGAATAGAATTTGGCAGTATTCTTTTGTCAACAATATAATATTCTCTTTTTTCTTTTTCGTTCATCTATCTTTTCCCTCCGTATCTTTAAGTGTATTTATATTCCTCTATTATTTTTAAAAGCCTGCACTGTATTGTGAAAAAGCATTGCAACAGTCATTGGTCCAACTCCTC
This genomic window contains:
- a CDS encoding putative acetyl-CoA carboxylase biotin carboxyl carrier protein subunit, whose amino-acid sequence is MKIDLKTIKDLAENIEKYNLNEVVIESEGAKVTLKKEMPSAVETVTAAPRITVIQNTEETIAEENIETEVETEEMETINSPMVGTFYKSSAPGNPAFVAEGQTVSAGDTLCIIEAMKLMNEVKSHKNCTIVKILVEDGQLVKKGDKLFSVK